GAGTATTATTCCCATTCAAAAATAATATTTTATAATACAATCGTCAGCGCTGACAGAGAAGAAAAATAAAAAATTGAAAATAAAGAAAGAAAGGAGATGAAAGTATGGCAACAAAAATTAATTTAGGTGATAAAGTTAGAATTTCTTTTGATTATGGTTTAGATTTAGATGGAAAACAAATTATTAAAAGGAAAGCGTTTTCAATTATAGCAGGTGCAACTGATGATCAAGTATATACTGCTGCATTAAATTATGCATCATTATCTGAAAAATCATTAGTAGAAATTGAAAAAATAGAAAACTATGAATTACAAGCTTAATGTATAAGTAATTAATATAATAAGATTTAAAAAATAATAATAAAAAATAATGGAGGTGTTAGTATGGCAAAGAAATTAAGAATGACATTTGTAAATACAGTAGATGGAAAGAGAAAGACAATATATTTAAATGATCCAAGAGTAGATTTAACCTCAACAGAAGTACAAAGCGCTATGGATTCATTTATAGGAGTATTAGTACCAGCAGGATATGAAAAAGATAATGCAACTATTGTAGATACAACATCAAATGAATTATTTGATTTAATCAACTAAAGTATAACCGGGCTTTTGGCCCGGTTTAATTAAAGGAGGTTTAAATTATGTGGGATATATTTAAAATTGTATTATTGAATATTATAGACTATTTCTTTAAATTATTAAACCAAGCGTTTGATTATGATGATAAGGAAGAGAAAATAAAAGAAATAAAGGAAATACAAAAGAATTTTAATAATGAACTTAATAAGCAAATAAAATTATTATCTGCAGAAATAGATGAAAAATTTGATGAATTAAAAGAAGAAATTGCGTAATCACCCCATAGAAAATTTGGAGAAAAAATAAGAAAATGATATCATTAAAGTGAAAGGGGTGTTTTATATGAAAAATAGAAATAAGTATTCTCGGTTACTTCAAGTTGTTAAAGAATATCTTAATTCTGATATGTCTTTATCTGATGTTGCTATATGATTCCTTCATCTTATACTATACACAAATGGGTTAAAATATATGAGGAATCTGGTTATGACGATAATGTCTTCAATTCTAAAAAAGGAAG
This DNA window, taken from Thermosipho africanus Ob7, encodes the following:
- a CDS encoding DUF1659 domain-containing protein codes for the protein MATKINLGDKVRISFDYGLDLDGKQIIKRKAFSIIAGATDDQVYTAALNYASLSEKSLVEIEKIENYELQA
- a CDS encoding DUF2922 domain-containing protein → MAKKLRMTFVNTVDGKRKTIYLNDPRVDLTSTEVQSAMDSFIGVLVPAGYEKDNATIVDTTSNELFDLIN